The proteins below are encoded in one region of Leptotrichia sp. oral taxon 218:
- a CDS encoding DUF2634 domain-containing protein — protein MLPNSAITALDIYSSTKNLEYDNSEVYFDLKWDFKKGDFVYEKGTPVLLTTKKEIVKQWVIKCLIVTKNAWRVYYRDIFPFGVGINKYKGINPLYQDYAQSEIKREIISALKEHDYIKSIINYYSEFKEDKLSFEFDIVLKGGEKEMLNISETIEFKDF, from the coding sequence ATGTTACCTAATTCAGCGATTACAGCTCTTGATATATATTCTAGTACCAAAAATTTGGAATACGACAATTCTGAAGTTTATTTTGATTTGAAATGGGACTTTAAAAAAGGTGATTTTGTTTATGAAAAAGGAACCCCAGTTCTTTTAACAACAAAAAAGGAAATCGTTAAGCAATGGGTTATTAAATGTTTGATTGTTACTAAAAATGCTTGGAGAGTGTACTATAGGGATATATTTCCATTTGGCGTAGGAATTAACAAATACAAAGGCATAAATCCCCTGTATCAAGATTATGCTCAAAGTGAGATTAAAAGAGAGATAATATCTGCATTGAAAGAACACGATTATATAAAATCAATTATAAATTATTATTCTGAATTTAAAGAAGATAAACTAAGTTTTGAGTTCGATATAGTGTTAAAAGGCGGAGAAAAAGAAATGCTCAACATTTCTGAAACAATTGAATTTAAAGATTTTTAA
- a CDS encoding baseplate J/gp47 family protein, whose amino-acid sequence MVTRKDVDVYENDINSLVSDIFNGEFMIKYSDTAGSFTADIVRAFSTELIVQQKLYDEMSKNYSVDTAEGIYLDSICKEDYIFRKKATTATGTVRIYGTSGALIQKGMIVASNNCTYTIAESKIVAYKETGTVGYSEVNVVANIAGKIGNCGIGEINKFSESYVGLEKVENLNIISDGTDEENDAELRERRRKILSVPSVNYNTNIIKEMILNKFKNVKKLRVIPRWNGKGTAKIIGIGEAGLKLKDEELNNIKTYLDNEIITDAEFTVKTIKEKSISLTFEAILNKEYNEQSAIELTKNILNQVFLDKLFEENRIYYAEVIDKLLEIKAFKKISNIDINNTKEDIILEDEDLISVLNITLKTLD is encoded by the coding sequence ATGGTAACTAGAAAAGATGTAGATGTTTATGAAAATGACATAAACAGTTTAGTATCGGATATATTTAATGGTGAATTTATGATTAAGTATAGTGACACCGCTGGAAGTTTTACAGCAGATATTGTGAGAGCATTTTCAACAGAATTAATTGTGCAACAGAAATTATATGATGAAATGTCAAAAAATTACAGCGTTGATACAGCTGAAGGTATTTATCTTGATAGTATTTGTAAGGAAGACTATATTTTTAGGAAAAAAGCAACTACGGCGACTGGAACAGTTAGAATTTATGGGACAAGTGGTGCATTGATTCAAAAAGGAATGATAGTAGCAAGTAATAATTGCACATACACTATTGCTGAATCGAAAATAGTAGCATACAAAGAAACTGGAACAGTTGGATATAGTGAGGTTAATGTTGTTGCAAACATCGCTGGAAAAATTGGAAATTGCGGAATCGGAGAAATAAATAAATTCTCTGAAAGTTATGTCGGACTTGAAAAAGTAGAAAATCTTAATATTATTTCGGATGGAACAGATGAAGAGAATGACGCAGAATTACGCGAGAGAAGAAGAAAAATATTATCGGTCCCAAGTGTAAATTACAATACAAATATAATTAAAGAAATGATATTAAATAAATTTAAGAATGTGAAGAAATTAAGAGTAATTCCAAGATGGAATGGTAAAGGGACAGCTAAAATTATTGGAATTGGCGAAGCTGGACTGAAATTAAAAGACGAAGAGCTGAACAATATAAAAACATATTTGGATAATGAAATTATAACAGACGCGGAATTTACGGTAAAAACTATCAAAGAGAAAAGTATAAGTCTTACATTTGAAGCTATATTAAACAAAGAATACAATGAGCAAAGTGCGATTGAACTTACAAAAAATATTTTAAATCAAGTGTTTTTAGATAAATTGTTTGAAGAGAATAGAATTTATTATGCGGAAGTAATTGATAAGTTGTTAGAAATAAAAGCATTTAAGAAAATTTCAAATATAGATATTAATAACACTAAAGAGGATATTATATTGGAAGATGAAGATTTAATAAGTGTTTTAAATATAACGCTGAAAACTTTAGATTAA
- a CDS encoding tyrosine-type recombinase/integrase, whose product MKLQELKGRNAEIYWEYLNSCIAKNEATKNTTYKTYLNNMKQFVEYLKVYENNRYLLSKDTLKFIVSILERYIRYCREMKGNNARTINNKITAISSFYIWAVKRDLITTHPFRDKLDRLKVTDVEKRRNSYYLSNKEIIEINIKMEMDKRYDLQDRIVFNLIIDTACRISALQSIKIDNIDLESGIIFGIVEKEQKIVEFAIFEETTELIREWLRCRNDNVEYLLITKYNGVFKQMSKSTIRDRVRKIGKLVGIENLYPHSLRKQLLEIEE is encoded by the coding sequence ATGAAATTGCAAGAATTGAAAGGAAGAAATGCAGAAATTTATTGGGAGTATCTAAACAGCTGTATAGCGAAAAATGAGGCAACTAAAAACACGACTTATAAGACATATCTTAACAATATGAAACAGTTTGTTGAGTATTTGAAAGTATATGAGAATAATCGTTATTTGCTGAGTAAAGATACACTAAAGTTTATTGTGAGTATTTTAGAGAGATATATCAGATATTGTAGAGAGATGAAAGGCAACAATGCTAGAACGATTAATAACAAAATCACGGCAATTAGTAGCTTTTATATTTGGGCAGTTAAGCGTGATTTAATAACAACACATCCGTTTAGGGACAAATTAGATCGCTTGAAAGTTACAGATGTAGAAAAACGGAGAAATAGTTATTATTTGAGTAATAAGGAAATAATAGAGATTAATATCAAAATGGAAATGGACAAACGGTATGATTTGCAAGACAGGATTGTATTTAACTTGATTATTGATACAGCTTGTAGGATTTCGGCATTGCAATCAATTAAAATTGATAACATTGATTTAGAGAGTGGAATAATATTCGGAATAGTAGAAAAGGAACAAAAGATTGTAGAGTTTGCAATATTCGAGGAAACGACGGAATTGATAAGGGAGTGGTTGAGATGTAGAAATGACAATGTAGAATACTTGCTTATTACTAAATATAACGGAGTATTTAAGCAGATGAGCAAGTCAACGATAAGAGACAGAGTGAGAAAAATTGGAAAACTTGTAGGAATAGAAAATCTATATCCACACTCGTTAAGAAAACAACTGCTAGAGATAGAAGAATAA
- a CDS encoding DUF2577 family protein, translated as MDKEMLQPEEAKHSEPNKAFDNLARILRKNFGNPDWNGPFLGKVVKAPPNLEVQIDERIILKADRIVVAFEKVAGYTREFEVEGNIEINVTDSENTDSGGNTHNKIAAKGTYKASGTNKWTDELKVGDEVILNEFKNQKKFYLVDKAYYYNKAGG; from the coding sequence ATGGATAAAGAAATGTTGCAACCTGAAGAAGCAAAACATTCAGAACCTAATAAGGCATTTGATAATTTAGCTCGGATTTTAAGGAAAAATTTTGGCAATCCTGATTGGAATGGGCCTTTTTTGGGAAAAGTTGTAAAAGCACCTCCAAATTTAGAAGTTCAAATTGATGAAAGAATAATATTAAAGGCGGATAGAATTGTTGTAGCTTTTGAAAAAGTAGCAGGATATACCAGAGAATTTGAAGTTGAAGGGAATATTGAAATAAATGTGACTGATAGTGAGAACACGGATTCTGGCGGAAACACACATAATAAAATAGCAGCAAAAGGGACATATAAAGCTAGTGGAACAAATAAGTGGACTGATGAATTAAAAGTTGGAGATGAAGTTATCTTAAATGAATTTAAAAATCAGAAGAAATTTTATTTAGTAGACAAGGCTTATTATTATAATAAGGCAGGTGGATAA